The Prosthecobacter dejongeii genome contains a region encoding:
- a CDS encoding ATP-binding cassette domain-containing protein yields the protein MAPAPLLHISDGTRFGYRTGLPWSRQSRCLVETAQEITTGPGLHLLVAPNGTGKTTLLRTLAGLSRPLTGTLKTQGCVHYFADELKADPEIKARTFFRAWFRSAALAQAEKLAEILRLDLNTQIGKLSRGNRQKVLLILAEIKAARSQGSVLLMDEPLTGLDAETRTQVTQLWAETGRTTVRLIIMHELECVQQADSLLTIAHGKLKHATTRTGDSWMKTYQTLQS from the coding sequence ATGGCTCCTGCCCCACTTTTGCACATCTCAGACGGCACCCGCTTTGGCTACCGCACAGGCTTACCCTGGAGTCGCCAGTCCCGCTGCTTGGTCGAAACCGCTCAGGAAATCACCACCGGGCCTGGCCTGCACCTCCTCGTCGCCCCGAATGGCACAGGTAAAACCACCCTGCTACGCACCCTCGCTGGACTCTCACGCCCCCTCACTGGCACTTTAAAAACGCAGGGCTGTGTGCACTACTTTGCGGATGAATTAAAGGCCGACCCCGAAATCAAAGCCCGCACCTTCTTCCGTGCTTGGTTTCGTTCCGCAGCACTGGCTCAAGCTGAAAAACTCGCCGAAATCCTGAGGCTGGATCTCAATACTCAGATCGGTAAACTCTCGCGAGGAAACCGACAGAAAGTCCTCCTCATTTTAGCAGAAATCAAAGCCGCACGTAGCCAGGGCAGCGTTTTACTGATGGATGAACCCCTCACTGGACTGGATGCTGAAACGCGGACCCAAGTCACCCAACTGTGGGCGGAAACAGGCCGCACGACCGTGCGCCTCATCATCATGCACGAGCTGGAATGTGTGCAGCAGGCAGACTCCCTGCTCACCATCGCCCATGGCAAGCTCAAGCATGCCACCACCCGCACGGGTGATAGCTGGATGAAGACCTACCAAACATTGCAATCATGA